Genomic window (Lycium barbarum isolate Lr01 chromosome 2, ASM1917538v2, whole genome shotgun sequence):
GAGGATAACTCTGCTGTGATCATTGCTGATTCCCGTACTTCTGAATTTGAGGTGAGTCTGCTCTGTCTCGAAAAAAAATTAAGTCGTCAATCGACTCTATGGCTTCCTTGCCAGAAACCTCTTATTGCATGGTTTAGCCTGTtattttggaagaagaaaatttaGCATACCACTTTGAATATTGTTCTTGACTAAGAAGACAACATTTAATTTAAAATCTGGGGCATGTGCAACGAGATAAATAAAATGCTGATTAAACCACATCAGTTTATATCAGTTGTTCTATACAATGTCTTGGTGGGCTAAGATAGCCTTCCCCCCCAAATGACCATCTCACCCTCAAAGATGCAACAAATAGCCAAATAGGATGCTCAACTATCTTTTGGGCCATGGGAATGTTTTGACATGATTTGGACGGACCTCCTATGAAGGAATTTGGTATTTGGTACCGAACCCTGTTAGGTTTTAACAATATAATGTAATTAAGAATGTTCCAACACAATATGCCCATGATCTCTTTCAATATCCAAATACAGCTTATGTATAATCTTTTATGCTGACAATTAAGCTGATAAGCTTCCCCACGGTTCAACCATACTCTTCGTATTGTATTGAATTTAGCCTTAAAGCTTTTCTAGGTTAATCCTGATTTGCCAGACTCTAGATATTCTAATGACAGCTCAAAGAGCACCAAGTAGAATGAATCTATCGGATATCCTACTGATCCACAGAATGTAGCCCCACTCAAATGGCTTTAGGCCCAGGTGGGACCTTTTCATCAGCAATGGAGCACGACACATGCACATATGTGCAATCATGTTTCTAAGTGGCATGTAGAAGTAAGAATTGTGATATGGTTTTCATCTGGAGATTGAAACGCAAAATAAGAAGTGAGTAGTTGAACCTCTCATCTGTGCTCTTTGCATCTTATAGGAAAATTGTTGTTCGTCAAAATTAGATATCGATTCAGATTTAAACATGTCTCTTCCCTAGTAAAGGGAGAAAGTACTTGCGGAGGTAGTTAAGGTAGATGATTAAAAGTCCTTTTTGTTGTACTCCCTTGGTCCAGTCTATTAATTTTTTTGATTACTTACTTAGAAGAGATGCTGCTTTGTGTAATTATTCTGTTGTCCGTGATTTAGATTTAATCAAATGCAAACTGCAAGCCTTTTTAATTTGTATAAAGTTCCAGGTTTCTTCTATTTGCATATTTTTGTTCATAGTTATTATGTACCATATGCCGGTAATTAAAACAGCTCGCTCTTTGCAGGTTGTTCGGCCTAGTCTCATGCCTGGACTATTGAGAACTGTGGGGCATAATAAGGACCATCCAAAGCCTATAAAGGTAAATGAAGATAACTAACTTCTGCATGGTTTCACCTGCCATTTACTCTGCCACTGAGCTTACTTTTCAACGTGTGAAGTAAGCTCATTTGCAATTAGTGACAGTTTTAAGTAAATAGCATTTCTCACCAAGTCGTCGAATAGATTGTATTACCTTGTGAGCTATTTAAATCTTTTCAGAAGGAAATATGCTATAAAAGCGTAATTATGTGGAGGATGTTTGTTAACAACCAGTGAAGGGATTTTCTGCTAAGTTTTAAGTGAAACTTGTTAGTTAGTACTACTTTGCTATCTCCAAGTATTAAGTTATGTGATTTGTCATTGCTATTGTTTTGGTGTAGTTACTGCCTTGAATTTTCTCCTTTGCCAATCCTTTTGTGACTGACTTCTGCATGTTAAATTTAATGACTTCTGGAGAATGATCCCAGCAGTAATTTTTTGGACcctatggaaggagagaaacaacagatgctttgaaggaatctcaactccTATTTGCTCTCTAAAGTCTAGGTGTTTAGTTAGTCTTTTTAGTTGGCATTTTTTTGCCCCTGTAAACAATGTGGGTAACTTTCTAGATTTTATCAGCTCCTTTTCTCTAGTTCAGTAGAGATAGGATATCTTTAGATTGTTCTACAGGTTTTGCCAAGCCTGCCAGCTTTTCCCatctgtaaccttgcatcttcttgatgttttactaatgaattttattactttaccaaaaaaaaaaaaatgtctttatttcatttttggttTCAGATTTTTGAAGTTGGTGATATAGTCCTATTAGATGGCACAAATGATGTTGGTGCAGTAAACCGTCGCCACCTTGCTGCTCTGTATTGTGGCGCAACCTCAGGATTTGAGGTACAGATTTGCCACATTTGTAGCGCATACAGTGGTAGTTTAGTAGTTCTGCTGCACATTACTAGCTCCAGTTGTTGGAATATGTATTCTAATTTGGACGGATATTTTACTTGTAAAGGAAGCTCAGTTCTAGGTCTTTACTTTTCTTCAGGAAGAGTTGATTGCCAATGAACGTTTAAAACGGGAAGGTTGTTGGGCATATGAAAATAGTTCTATTGCCTCAGTCATGAAAGTTATTTCATAATCTGGACCTTATTAGCAAACCACCTCTGCCGTCCAGTCCCTGCAGATCCTCTTTTGGTCTTCCTCTCAGAGTGACCCATTCCTTGTTGGCCCTCTGTTGCAATGAGATTGCCCTACTTTATGATGTGCCCTAAATAGCTTGACCTCTCTTTAAAGGGAAATTTTTTTCTCCCTCCATATTACTTCAAATTGGATGTGACATTTTTCAGTTGAGTTCTCCACTTATATAGATGATTGTTAAAGCACTTATTTACCAATTCAATGTAATAATCAATTCAAACAATTTGATCTCAAGTCTTGTGCTAGTTAGTTAGACTATTGCTATATTGGGATGAAGGGAGTATCTTCTTTAGACATGGATCATTGCAAGTACCGTTCTCCTTTTGCAAGAAGTCTTGTATGCACAGAGAGAGTTCTGGAGAAGTCCATCGTTCGCTTAGGTGGCAGAATGATTTTTTCCCCTGCTTTGACATCAGTTGTGCTGTGATGATTTCTGCAAACTCTGAACTTTCTGCTTCCACAAATACTTTTTATCTCTGGAGAAAAAGGACCAAACTTGGAAGGTTCTTGAATAAAATATATTTTGCTATTTTGCTTATAGGTGAAGTTCCCCCATAGGATTATCTAAAGTCGAACTTCTACAGACTTCCAAGCAATGATTTGATTGCTCCACTGTTATCAGAgtcatatatataattataatcgTCCTGTAGGTTGCGCACTAGCTTCTAGGCACTCAAATGTTTTGACTCTCTTGATAATTTTTTCCAGCTAATACATGGTCTAGTCGACAAAATCATGGAAGCAAATGGTACTAATTTTGTATCACCTGGAGACAGCGCAGGCTACTACATAGAAAGATCAGAGGTAACTGTTTGCATTTTTCCAATTTGCTTCCTGTTACCTCATTATGAGTATTGCTGTGTGTGCTTATTTCTGTCTTAATGTGTTGTAGGAGCCTGCATTTCTTCAGGGAAGACAAGCTAGCATTATTTACAGAGGAAATCGAATTGGAACATTTGGCATTGTGCACCCTAAGGTATTTCAATTGTTAGGCATTGATTTTGCATACAGAACTTGTCAACTAATTTGGCACGTATTCTAATTATTTTCATCATCATATTAAGCATCTCGAGTTTGGTGAAGTCCTATATAAATCTTTTACCCTTCTTGTTGGGCTGTAGGCAATTTGTTTCTGCATATTTTCATTTGGATTCATGGTCAGTGATTCCCTTctccaaaataaaaataaaaattatggtGCTGATTTGAAAGCATCTCTTTGGAACATTTGAAAGTAATTGTTCTCAAGCAAAGACTAACAGGCATAGGTTCCCGGTTATGCATTGAATTATCATCCCGATACATAAGTTTTATGTTTTGCTATTTGGTTTCAGGTCCTCAAGGAGTTTGACATTCCAGATCCCTGCTCCTTTCTGGAGCTTGACATGGAGTCTCTCCTATAGTCAGGTTTCATGATACAATGTACTTTTACGCACTCACTTCTCGATTTCACCTCCCTTTTCTCCTGGAATTAACGCACCTATAGTTTATGTTTGCCGGAGCATCAGCTACCATGCCCTTATCCTCCTGGGAGAGCTTATTCGCGTTTGTTCCATGAAGTACGCTGCTTTTGATGTCAGCACCTGGAGCTGTTAGAATGTGGAGAAAATTTTGACAGTGATACTTGGTAATTGAAGAAGACAGATGATCCGCGTACATTTATTTGATTTCTGTCTGACAGAAACCCTCCCCTCAGGCAATGTGTTTGATATAATCAACACTGAGATTATCATTAGTTGTTAGCCTGGTTAATTCACTTTTTTGAGCAAACATAAGATGATTTTTTCAATGAAGCTGTTCACTTGTCCCCCTCTTATATCTGAATGATTTATTTGTTTTAACATGAAAATAGCCTAACCACTATTGGTGTTGTCCAATGTTGTACATTAGGAAGCTAAACCCGAAACCCAAACTTAATGTTGGTTAAACATAATAAAGCTAGCTAATTAATAGAGTTGGTTTGATTCATCATCATCGGTGTTAGTAATTTGCTACCCAAGATTCTAGGTGTTTCTTAAGGATTTAAATAAAGTACGACCTTTATATGGTTATTAGATGTAGTAAACTAAGGATAATGTTATAACTATAACTAGTATTGAGGTAAGTTCCATAACTGAAAAGTTATACCACTAGAGACCACTGATATCATGAAGCTTGTGTCTGTCTTTTAACTCCGTAGCAAAATTCATCCATACTTGTCCTTGTTGACTCAAAGATTGAGATTATTTTCCCCACTACTCAAAGATTGAGATTGATTCATGAATTATTAGTGTTAGCGCTGCTTATCAGACGGATTGGGCGGATAATTACTCTTAGTGGTTCGGCTTATCGGTTGTCGGCTATTAAATATACTAATCCGCTAGCCAATCAAGAAGATATCATTTGGTTCGGTATCTAGTTAGCAATTATCTAACGGTTATCGGTGTATCAGCCAAAAAACACATAAATATTGGCTCTCTGTGTTTAATCGTATATTTTATGCCACCGAGAACAATAAGCTAGAAATGATCCAAATGTCAATCCGTTCACTAACTGTTAACCCGCTAACTCAATATCAATAAGTCAATTTTGCGGTTGGATTatttgttacggttcgcttttgaACAACCCTAACTAGTGTAGATAGGCATGGTATGAACTCAGAAGCCCGATAAGGGAGAGTCTGGTCCACGAAAGGAAGAGTGCTTCTAGGCATTACggaaattggaatttttgaagcaGCTCTTTATACTGGAACTGAATCCTACACATAAGAGCATTTCGAATGCTAAAAAGTTTTGGTTCATTTTATTTTCGATATAGGAGATTCTAAAAAAGAAAGGAAGGAGGAGTCTTCTTATATGGGGATTGCAGATCTGGCTAGTTATTTAATTTTATAAATAGCCATCACATACTGGACTACTACATTCCATTAGTTTAATAAAGTATtaggggcaatttgcaggattggccttcgctggggtggtctttaattgcccctcaaatttgtggtatttaatttttgctcttcgctAAAAATTTCTTAGTTTCAGGTTCGAATCTCCCGCTgagtaaaaaaattaaaaaaaataaattcgcaaggcagagttttgcatgctTCAAGCAGaatttcaaactctaccttaaggtagagttttgggcAAACTCCCCCTCAAGGCAAAATTTACCTTCAAGTAAAATTCTGCCTTACGAATCCAAACCTCTGCCTTTCAAAATTCCTTCATTTGTTttccacttttttcacttttgggcgtttggccataaatattccgaatacaacttgaagttgtattccagaataccaaaaactcaaaaaatttatttttcaaaagaatttcacttttttcacttttttacaactacatttcaccaaaaactacaatttcaaaaattatggccaaacacaactccaactctaactccaacttcaaaaattctaaaaaaagtgaatttgttttttgtatttatggccaaacggcaccttagAATTGGAACCACTGAGTTCCAAGACTTGTACTTCTAGTTGAgatattttattagtttgaaaACTCTGTATAAGTTGAAGGGGATATTGAAACCTCCAATAATTGAAAGAGAAAGGGACAGACCATTGAATATGAGATTGTCCTTCAAAGATGAAATAAAACAACAAAAGAAGAATAAGTAGACATTTTTGCTGATTTGACATGTCTATTTAGACTTTCCAGAGTCAATTGATGTAACATTTTGATGATAAACAGGACTTTAAAATTGTACAACTTTTTCAAACTCAAATTACATTCAATCATTCTCTGTTCTGTTACCATTGCCAACTTTTCAGACAAATAGATCTGTAGCCTGCAAAAAAAACCATGGAGAAAAAGGTAGAGATAATATCAAAACAGTTGATTAAGCCATCAGTTTGTCATGTTGAATCCTTCAATATGTCTGCTCTAGATCAACTAGCCCCTCCTACTTACTATCCAATTTTTCTATACTATCCAAATGATCAAGAATCAACCAATTTATCAACTAGATCCCTACAACTAAAAAGTTCCTTGTCCAAAATTCTTGCTGATTTTTATCCCTTCGCTGGAAGATTAATCAATAACAACACTTCAATCAGTTGCAATAATTCTAAAGATGATGATTTTGGAGTGTTGTTTATTGAAGCTTTTGCACATAACTACAACCTCCATGAAATTCTTCTTTCAGGGAGCAAAACAAACACCTTAGGACAATTTGTCCCATCAATGGATTCACTATTGAAAACTCATTTGCTGATTGTTCAAGTCACAGTCTTTGAGTGTGGAGGCATGATCCTAGGTTGTTTGGTTTCTCACAAGCTATCTGATGCTACCTCTATTTGCACTTTCATCAATAATTGGGCAGCTGCGGCTCGAGGTGCTAATAATTCGAATTCTTTGACCCCTGATTTTACATCAGGGGTCAAAGTCTTCCCACCAACTAAACAACCGCCGCCATTGCCATTTGCGAATCCTGTTGGTGGTCAAGAGAAGCAAATCATTACGAAGATTTTCTCGTTTGATGGGCCTAGCATAGCGGATCTCAAGTCTAAGGCTCTAAGTAAGGATGTACCGGGTCCCACACGTGTCGAAGCAGTGTCGGCTCTGATATGGAAGTGTGCAACCGTCTCATCTAAAAGCAGTACTAGTACGTCTACTTTATCCCACGTGGTGAACGCCAGGAAAAGGCTTGTACCTTCATTGCCCAGTGGGACCATTGGAAACTTCCTTGCCTTTTTTGTGGCTACTAAAAGTAATGAGGGAGACAAAAATGACTTATCAAATCTTGTGACCATCTTGAGAAAAGGTTTATTAGAGTTCCCTAGTTTAAATTGGGATGTGGCTTTGGACCAAATAGTTGAGAATTGGAACATGTTAGGAGATCTTATATCAAGAAACAATGGCACAGAATTGTATAATATTTCTAGTTGGTGTGGGGTACCATTTTATGAAGCAGATTTTGGATGGGGGAAGCCAAAATGGATTAGCACTATGTTTCAACACAAGAATTCAATTGTGCTAATGGATGCCAAAGATGGTGGGATAGAAGCCTGGGTTAGTTTAGAGGTAAAACATATGTCAGAATTTGAACAAAACCCAAATTTGCTAGCTTTTGCGACCACTAAATAAGCAATTATGAGTTAATTTTCACAAGTCTCCTGTCCGAGCAATAGGAATGGAGCGCTTCTCTCTTTATGGCCGTATCCGGTGCAAATCTGGACTTTGGGGGCAAAGAGTTCTGGATACCATATAGTTAAGGTTCTTCATCTATTTATATTTTTCCATTTCTTGCGCTTTTGTTTTGTCCCCGTACTTTTACCTTAGGTGATATATGAGAATCAAAGATCAAGCTAATTTCCTTTTATATTGGAACAAATATCTTGTGTTTGCATTAGAAAATAAATTTTGCACTGTCAGTGTGCATAAGTTAAATCCTTGAATATTAGATTAACAAAACATTACAATCTAGAGCTCATAGTAATTTTCATCTTTTATGATGTATAACTGATTGCCGAACGATGCGTACGTAATAAGTTACTAAAAAAGTTATCACATGCTAAGCAAAATGAGACTAAGGATGGTCTTAACATGTTCTTGATCAGTGGATGTAGTTTTTTCATTTATTGCGGGATTTTCATAAAGGAGGATCTAGGATATTAACTTTATGCGTTTGGAATTTAGGATTCTGGAATTGTGACATCAAATTAACATATAATGATAACTGAAGCAAGTAACGAGTATTAAGAATGTAATCCTATGCTTTATTTCTCTTATTCTTTGGGTTGATTTCCTTGATGACCCTGATTATATGCAATTtcttccaacttcaaaaatttcacACATGTTTGAGCAGCTTTTGATCTTTTTTGGGAAAATCCATTTGTAGTCTTTGAAATTTAACTTGACGCATGATAAGCAGTTGAGAAACCACGAGTTTCAAAGGGCATTTCAAAAcgttttgaccaaccaaacatagaaaaattagaaaacattttccaaTTTTCCTCCATACCACACACCCCTAAACTAGCATGAAGGACAGTCACAGAATCTGTATTGCAACTAACCATCACCACACGCTTAATGGCGTCATAAATTTTTTGCCTTAAAAGACTCACACAAGTATACACGATCGACAAGTAATAAAGTGATAATAAGATCAAGTATCGTTCCACGTAGTTCTATAATTGACTATTAACTATATCAAGCAATtcctaattatctaaacaaggaAGTTTCAATAGTTTGTTTTGTAGTTATTATAATTAAATATTAAACAACAAAATTAAGGAATTAACTAATAAATTTGGATATTAATGTGGGGAAAATATTTCAGGGTTATGGAATATCTATCAACCCTGTTGAATTTTTCAGCTAATTTGACTAATTAATTTATCTCAGTATTAATGAAAGATGTAAAAAAATGAAGATAAGCACCAAAAAGTTTAATAGTTTGCCAAGTCCACCCACACTCATCTAATATCTGATGTTTGTACGTTGACATGGGTGATATGATATCCAAAATGTTGGACATATTAATTCAATTCATTAATGAAAAACCAactaatatgtgtatgtattacttcctctgtctcaatttatatgacacaatTCAGATTTCAGAGAGTCAGATTTTTCGATTTCGAACGTAAATTAAGACATGCAATctttaaatatttgaaataaaattaattatatatttGGAAACAACGTCAAAAGTATTATAAGTAATAATTACAAATATTTGTAAGGCATATGAAAACAACTACAGGCAAATAAAACTTGTTTGACTCTTGAAATTCaaacggtgccacataaattgagacggaagaGTGATTCTTGATGTCGCAAAACCAGTTGGTTGGCATCTACGATTAAATTATATGAATTTAGTTAAACATAATGACAGTTTTCATACTCGTCTAATAATTACATTCATCACATGAGATCTTAATTTCCACAATATTTCTGTAATAGTATATCATTTGTAGAGAAAAATTTCACGGTACAAAGTTCTAGGCAAGAAGATTGTTTTTAAGAGAAGTGAAAGGGACTTCAGCGTATAAGTTAAAATATCCAAACTTTTAGATGGCAAAAATGATGTTGGTGCAGTAAACCGTCGCCACCTTGCTGCTCTGTATTGTGGCGCAACCTCAGGATTTGAGGTACAGATTTACCACATTtgagcttcttatgatactaaagatgagatgttttctatgatgaacatgatgatgatgatgattttaattctaaaaatttcaacgcttatgattttaatgcaattatgagattattgagcttagttcatgattttctcgattttactCATTGTAGCTCGTACAGTGGTAGTTTAGTTGTTCTGCTGCACATTACAAGCTCCAGTTGTTGGAATATGTATTCTAATTTGGACGGATATTTTACTCGTAAAGGAAGCTCAGTTATAGGTCTTTACTTTTCTTCAGGAAGAGTTGATTGCCAATGAAAGTTTAAAACGGAAAGGCTGTTGGGCATATGAAAATAGTTCTATTGCCTCAGTCATGAAAGTTATTTCATAATGGAAAGCTGGACCTAATTAGCAAACCACCTCTGCCGTCCAGTTCCTCTTTTGGTCTTCCTCTCAGAGTGACCCATTCCTTGTTGTCCCTCTGTTGCAATGAGATTGCCCTACTTTATGATGTGCCCTAAATTGCTTGACCTCTCTTTTAAGGGAAATTTTTTCTCCCTTCATGTTATTTCAAATTGGATGTGACATTTTTCAGTTGAGTTCTACACTTATACAGATGATTGTTAAAGCACTTATGTACCAATTCAAACAATTTGTTCTCAAGTCTTGTGCTAGTTAGACTATTGCTATAGTGGGATGAAGGGAGTATCTTCTTTAGACATGGATCATTGCAAGTACCATTCTCCTTTTGCAAGAAGTCTTGGATGCACAGAGAGAGTTCTGGAGAAGTCCATCGTTCGCTTAGGTGGCAGAATGACTTTTTTCACTGCTTTGACATCAGTTGTGCTGTGATGATTTCCACTCTGAACTTTCTGCTTCCACAAATACTTTTTATCTCTGGAGAAAAAGGACCAAACTTGGAAGGTTCTTGAATAAAATATATTTTGCTATTTTGCTTATAGGTGAAGTTCCCCCATAGGATTATCTAAAGTCGAACTTCTACAGACTTCCAAGCAATGATTTGATTGCTTCACTGTTATCAGAGTCATATATATAATTGTAATAGTCCTGTAAGTTGTGCACTAGCTTCTAGGCACTCAAATGTTTGACTCTCTTGACATTTTTTTCCAGCTAATACATGGTCTAGTCGACAAAAGCATGGAAGCAAATGGTACTAATTTTGTATCACCTGGAGACAGTACAGGCTACTACATAGAAAGATCAGAGGCAACTGTTTGCAATTTTCCAATTTGCttccttttatttcattatgAGTATTGCTGTGTGTGCTGATTTCTGTCTTAATGTGTCATAGGAGCCTGCATTTCTTCAGGGAAGACAAGCTAGCATTATTTACAGAGGAAATCGAATCGGAACATTTGGCATTGTGCACCCTAAGGTATATCAATTGTTATGCATTGATTTTGCATGCACAACTTGTCAACTAATTTGGCACATATTCTAATTATTTTCATCATCATATTAGGCATCTCGAGTTTGGTGAAGTCCTATATAAATCTTTTACCCTTCTTGTTGGGCTATAGGCAATTTGTTTCTGCATATTTTCATTTGGATTCACCGTCAGTGATTCCCTTACtccaaaattaaaattaaaattatggTGCTGATTTGAAAGGATGTCTTTGGAACATTTGAAAGTAATTGTTCTCAAGCAAAAACTAACAGGCATAGGTTCCCGGTTATGCATTGAATTATCATCCCGATACATGAGTTTTATGTTTTGCTATTTAGTCTCCGGTCCTCAAGGAGTTTGACATTCCAGATCCCTGCTCCTTTCTGGAGCTTGACATGGAGTCTCTCCTATAGTCAGTTTTCATGATACAATGTACTTTTACCCACTCACTTCTCGATTTCACCTCCCTTTTCTCCTGGAATTAACGCACCTATAGTTTATGTTTGCCGAAGCATCAGCTACCACGCCCTTATGCTCCTGGGAGAGCTTATTCGTGTTTGTTCCGTGAAGTACTTATATATTCGTTTATCAAACTTTGATGCTTTTGATGTCGGCACCTGGAGCTGTTCGAATGTGGAGAAAATTTGGCAGTGATACTTGGTAATTGAAGAAGACAGATGATCCGCGTACATTTATTTGATTACTGTCTTGACAGAAACCCTCCCCTCAGGCAATGTGTTTGATATCATCAAGAATGAGATTATCATGAGTTGTTAGCCTGATTAATTCACTTTTTTGAGCAAACATAAGATGATTTTTTTCAATGAAGCTGTTCACTTGTCCCCCTCTTATATCTGAATGATTTATTTGGTTTAACATGAAAATAGCCTTACCACTATTGCTGTTGTCGAATGTTGTACATTAGGAAGCTAAACCTGAAACCCAAACTTAATGTTGGTTAAACATAATAAAGCTAGATTATTAATAGAGGTGGTTTGATTCATCTTCATCGGTGTTAGTAATTTGCTACCCAAGTAGGAGGGCTTTAGATGTTTCTTAAGGATTTATCTAAAGTACGACCTTTATATGGTTATTTAGATGTAGTAAACTAAGGATAATGTTATAACTAGAGGATAATGTTATAACTAGAACTAGTATTTGAGGTAAGTTCCATAATTGAAAAGTTAAATTATTAGAGATCACTGATATCATGAAGCTTGTGTCTTTCTTTTAACTCCATAGCAAATTTCATCCGTACTTGTCCTTGTTGACtcagattgatttttttttttcccacaaCTCAAAGATTGAGATTGATTCGTGAATTATTAGTGAGGGCTGCTTATCGGACGGATTGGGCGGATAATTACTCTTA
Coding sequences:
- the LOC132625296 gene encoding stemmadenine O-acetyltransferase-like isoform X1, with product MEKKVEIISKQLIKPSVCHVESFNMSALDQLAPPTYYPIFLYYPNDQESTNLSTRSLQLKSSLSKILADFYPFAGRLINNNTSISCNNSKDDDFGVLFIEAFAHNYNLHEILLSGSKTNTLGQFVPSMDSLLKTHLLIVQVTVFECGGMILGCLVSHKLSDATSICTFINNWAAAARGANNSNSLTPDFTSGVKVFPPTKQPPPLPFANPVGGQEKQIITKIFSFDGPSIADLKSKALSKDVPGPTRVEAVSALIWKCATVSSKSSTSTSTLSHVVNARKRLVPSLPSGTIGNFLAFFVATKSNEGDKNDLSNLVTILRKGLLEFPSLNWDVALDQIVENWNMLGDLISRNNGTELYNISSWCGVPFYEADFGWGKPKWISTMFQHKNSIVLMDAKDGGIEAWVSLEEWSASLFMAVSGANLDFGGKEFWIPYTNTWSSRQKHGSKWSLHFFREDKLALFTEEIESEHLALCTLSLCLPKHQLPRPYAPGRAYSCLFREVLIYSFIKL
- the LOC132625296 gene encoding stemmadenine O-acetyltransferase-like isoform X3, whose translation is MEKKVEIISKQLIKPSVCHVESFNMSALDQLAPPTYYPIFLYYPNDQESTNLSTRSLQLKSSLSKILADFYPFAGRLINNNTSISCNNSKDDDFGVLFIEAFAHNYNLHEILLSGSKTNTLGQFVPSMDSLLKTHLLIVQVTVFECGGMILGCLVSHKLSDATSICTFINNWAAAARGANNSNSLTPDFTSGVKVFPPTKQPPPLPFANPVGGQEKQIITKIFSFDGPSIADLKSKALSKDVPGPTRVEAVSALIWKCATVSSKSSTSTSTLSHVVNARKRLVPSLPSGTIGNFLAFFVATKSNEGDKNDLSNLVTILRKGLLEFPSLNWDVALDQIVENWNMLGDLISRNNGTELYNISSWCGVPFYEADFGWGKPKWISTMFQHKNSIVLMDAKDGGIEAWVSLEEWSASLFMAVSGANLDFGGKEFWIPYS
- the LOC132625296 gene encoding stemmadenine O-acetyltransferase-like isoform X2 → MEKKVEIISKQLIKPSVCHVESFNMSALDQLAPPTYYPIFLYYPNDQESTNLSTRSLQLKSSLSKILADFYPFAGRLINNNTSISCNNSKDDDFGVLFIEAFAHNYNLHEILLSGSKTNTLGQFVPSMDSLLKTHLLIVQVTVFECGGMILGCLVSHKLSDATSICTFINNWAAAARGANNSNSLTPDFTSGVKVFPPTKQPPPLPFANPVGGQEKQIITKIFSFDGPSIADLKSKALSKDVPGPTRVEAVSALIWKCATVSSKSSTSTSTLSHVVNARKRLVPSLPSGTIGNFLAFFVATKSNEGDKNDLSNLVTILRKGLLEFPSLNWDVALDQIVENWNMLGDLISRNNGTELYNISSWCGVPFYEADFGWGKPKWISTMFQHKNSIVLMDAKDGGIEAWVSLEEWSASLFMAVSGANLDFGGKEFWIPYTNTWSSRQKHGSKWY